ACCTTTTCACGGAATGCTATTTATTCTGCTGCAAACTGTGCCAATGCTCTAGCCAGCTGATCCGGACACGAGGTATCTTTACCGCCGCAGGAGATTCCTTTTAAGCGCTTTATAACCTCCTGAATCGGCATTCCTTCGACCAGGCGGCTGATGCCTTGAAGGTTGCCGGAACAGCCCGAGGAGAATGACACCTTTTTTA
The sequence above is drawn from the Veillonellaceae bacterium genome and encodes:
- a CDS encoding TIGR03905 family TSCPD domain-containing protein, which produces KKVSFSSGCSGNLQGISRLVEGMPIQEVIKRLKGISCGGKDTSCPDQLARALAQFAAE